Proteins from a genomic interval of Ferrovibrio terrae:
- a CDS encoding VOC family protein, whose translation MRLHRGRLIDHVQLVVKDLATARRFYEAAFEALGLKVEGEGPGFFFCDEFFVSSPEAHEDFHLTGRAHLAFQAQDQTMVHRFHAAVLAAGGKDNGAPGFRDKYHPGYYAAFAIDPDGNNIEAVFHGLATRSAPSIVIVPHPKA comes from the coding sequence ATGCGGCTTCATCGCGGCCGGCTGATCGACCATGTGCAACTGGTGGTGAAAGACCTTGCCACCGCGCGGCGGTTCTACGAGGCCGCCTTCGAGGCGCTCGGCCTCAAAGTCGAGGGCGAAGGTCCCGGTTTCTTTTTCTGCGACGAGTTCTTCGTCAGCAGCCCTGAGGCGCACGAGGATTTCCACCTCACCGGCCGTGCTCACCTGGCGTTCCAGGCCCAGGACCAGACCATGGTGCACCGGTTTCACGCCGCCGTGCTGGCGGCCGGCGGCAAGGACAATGGCGCGCCGGGCTTCCGCGACAAATATCATCCCGGCTATTACGCCGCCTTTGCCATCGATCCCGATGGCAACAATATCGAGGCAGTGTTCCATGGCCTGGCCACCCGCTCGGCCCCCAGCATCGTGATCGTGCCGCATCCCAAGGCGTAA
- a CDS encoding pyridoxamine 5'-phosphate oxidase family protein, giving the protein MTVLDTEASLRDCYDQPNEMVQKKILHRLDKHARAFIALSPFAVLATHGPDGSDASPRGDAPGFVRVEDDTTLLLPDRRGNNLIDSLRNVVASPDVGLLFMVPGINETLRVNGTARVITDAARLQPMSAQGKVPASALEISVREVYFHCGKAMIRSDLWNAEKHVPRSSFPTLGRVIADQVAGVDAEAADVNLAESYKSRLY; this is encoded by the coding sequence ATGACCGTTCTCGACACCGAAGCTTCCTTACGCGACTGCTACGACCAGCCCAACGAGATGGTGCAGAAGAAAATCCTGCACCGGCTGGATAAACATGCGCGCGCCTTCATTGCGCTGTCGCCCTTCGCGGTGCTGGCGACGCATGGCCCGGACGGCAGCGATGCTTCGCCGCGCGGCGATGCGCCGGGCTTTGTGCGTGTCGAGGATGACACGACCCTGCTGCTGCCGGACCGGCGCGGCAACAACCTGATCGATTCACTTCGCAATGTCGTGGCGTCGCCCGATGTCGGGCTGCTTTTTATGGTACCGGGCATCAACGAAACGCTGCGCGTCAACGGCACGGCAAGGGTGATCACCGATGCGGCACGGCTGCAGCCGATGAGCGCGCAGGGCAAGGTGCCGGCCTCGGCGCTGGAGATCAGCGTGCGCGAAGTCTATTTCCATTGCGGCAAGGCGATGATCCGTTCGGATCTGTGGAATGCCGAGAAGCATGTGCCGCGTTCCAGTTTCCCCACGCTGGGCCGCGTGATCGCCGATCAGGTCGCCGGCGTGGATGCCGAGGCGGCGGACGTCAATCTGGCGGAGAGTTACAAGAGCCGGCTCTATTAG
- the cobA gene encoding uroporphyrinogen-III C-methyltransferase — translation MQLPALDMPVFQPGWVWLAGAGPGDPGLLTLHAVNALNQADVVIYDALVGEAILRCARPNAILEYAGKRGGKPSPKQRDISLRLVELAQAGKRVLRLKGGDPFVFGRGAEEALALHESGIPFRIIPGISAGIGGLAYAGIPLTHRDTNSCVTFLTGHNASGEVPDSLDWAAMVRASPVLVIYMAMKHLDLLVAKLRHAGLSGDRPAALVQDATLPQMRVLTSTLGRICADAQAAGIAPPALLVVGEVVDLHAAFGRSDLQATLNSSCQAAS, via the coding sequence ATGCAGCTGCCCGCCCTCGATATGCCCGTTTTCCAGCCCGGCTGGGTCTGGCTGGCCGGTGCCGGCCCCGGTGATCCGGGCCTGCTGACCCTGCATGCCGTGAATGCGCTGAACCAGGCCGATGTGGTGATCTACGACGCGCTGGTGGGCGAGGCGATCCTGCGCTGTGCGCGACCCAATGCCATCCTCGAATATGCCGGCAAGCGTGGCGGCAAGCCGTCGCCGAAACAGCGCGACATCTCGCTGCGGCTGGTGGAACTGGCGCAGGCCGGCAAGCGCGTGCTGCGGCTGAAGGGCGGCGATCCCTTCGTGTTCGGCCGTGGCGCGGAAGAGGCGCTGGCCTTGCATGAGTCAGGCATTCCCTTTCGCATCATCCCCGGCATTTCCGCCGGCATCGGCGGCCTGGCCTATGCCGGCATCCCGCTGACCCATCGCGACACCAATTCCTGCGTCACCTTCCTGACCGGGCATAACGCGAGTGGTGAAGTACCCGACAGCCTCGACTGGGCGGCGATGGTGCGCGCCTCGCCGGTGCTGGTGATCTATATGGCGATGAAGCATCTCGACCTCCTGGTCGCCAAGCTTCGCCATGCGGGCTTGAGCGGCGACCGCCCCGCCGCCCTGGTGCAGGATGCCACGCTGCCGCAGATGCGCGTGCTGACCAGCACACTCGGCCGCATCTGTGCCGATGCGCAGGCCGCCGGCATCGCGCCGCCAGCCTTGCTGGTGGTCGGCGAGGTGGTCGATCTGCACGCCGCCTTCGGCCGCAGCGACCTGCAGGCAACCCTGAACTCGTCATGCCAGGCGGCCTCGTAA
- a CDS encoding group III truncated hemoglobin has translation MAHQDETDSTLAERQARRAALAPGAQVGIDEAMVHRMVHGFYARIREDEVLGPIFNGAIEDRWDRHLANMVDFWSSVVLMTGRYSGRPMAAHLILDARRGEQGMPRLDQPHFDRWLELFRATAAEVCPPQAAALFVNRAEKIAQSFVHGIRFNRGEMPDWLGPVKSEPA, from the coding sequence ATGGCCCACCAGGACGAAACCGACAGCACGCTCGCCGAACGCCAGGCCCGCCGCGCCGCCCTTGCGCCCGGCGCGCAGGTCGGCATCGACGAGGCGATGGTGCACAGGATGGTGCATGGCTTCTATGCCCGCATCCGCGAGGACGAGGTGCTCGGCCCGATCTTCAATGGCGCCATCGAAGACCGCTGGGACAGGCATCTGGCCAACATGGTGGATTTCTGGTCGTCGGTGGTGCTGATGACCGGGCGTTATTCCGGCCGGCCGATGGCGGCGCATCTGATCCTGGACGCCAGGCGCGGCGAACAGGGCATGCCGCGACTGGACCAGCCGCATTTTGACCGCTGGCTCGAACTGTTCCGTGCCACCGCCGCCGAGGTCTGCCCGCCGCAGGCGGCGGCCCTGTTCGTCAACCGTGCCGAAAAGATCGCGCAGTCCTTCGTGCACGGCATCCGCTTCAACCGTGGCGAGATGCCCGACTGGCTCGGGCCGGTAAAAAGCGAACCGGCCTAA
- a CDS encoding cobalt-precorrin-6A reductase — MARLRNLLLLGGTGEALRLARELYGHGRVRCISSLAGRTESPEKPPGDLRIGGFGGLDGLSEYLATEKIDLVLDATHPFASQMARHAHEACRLLGIPRAKLVRPAWVAAPGDRWSMMPSIAAAAVFLRFHPAQRIFLALGRQDLGAFVPLSEEETRPRWFLTRSIDPPGEGVALPKGEHLLARGPFTPDDEKALMQQHRIDLLVTRNSGGSAAKIAAAAELHLPVLMIERPPLPPGERLDSVGAALSWINLHAV; from the coding sequence ATGGCGCGGCTGCGCAACCTGCTGCTGCTCGGCGGTACCGGCGAGGCGCTGCGTCTGGCGCGCGAGCTGTATGGCCATGGCCGCGTGCGCTGCATCTCCTCGCTGGCCGGCCGCACAGAGTCTCCGGAAAAGCCGCCGGGCGATCTGCGCATCGGCGGCTTCGGCGGCCTCGATGGCCTGAGCGAGTATCTTGCCACCGAGAAGATCGACCTGGTGCTGGATGCCACGCATCCCTTCGCGTCGCAGATGGCGCGGCATGCGCATGAGGCCTGCAGGCTGCTCGGCATTCCGCGCGCCAAGCTGGTGCGCCCGGCCTGGGTTGCAGCGCCAGGCGACCGCTGGAGCATGATGCCCAGTATCGCGGCAGCGGCGGTGTTCCTGCGTTTCCATCCGGCGCAGCGAATCTTTCTCGCGCTCGGCCGGCAGGATCTCGGCGCTTTCGTGCCGCTGAGCGAAGAGGAAACGCGACCACGCTGGTTTCTGACCCGCAGCATCGATCCGCCCGGTGAGGGCGTCGCGCTGCCGAAGGGCGAACATCTGCTGGCACGCGGGCCGTTCACGCCCGATGACGAAAAGGCACTGATGCAGCAGCATCGCATCGACCTGCTGGTGACGCGCAATTCCGGCGGTTCGGCCGCCAAGATCGCGGCAGCGGCCGAACTGCATCTGCCAGTGCTGATGATCGAACGCCCGCCGCTGCCGCCGGGCGAGAGGCTTGACTCGGTCGGCGCCGCGCTGAGCTGGATCAATCTCCACGCGGTTTAA
- the cobM gene encoding precorrin-4 C(11)-methyltransferase has product MTVHFIGAGPGAPDLITLRGAALIRKCKVCLYAGSLVPKEVVALAPRAARVIDTAPLDLNEIMAEIEAAHLKKQDVARVHSGDPSLYGAIAEQIRRLKALGIPYTITPGVPAFAAAAAALQTELTLPDIAQSVILTRTTMKSSDMPKGETLANFGRTNATLAIHLSIRNMKHVVEELTPYYGADCPVAVVVRATWPDQEIIRGTLSTIAAKVRAAKITRTALILVGRVLDEAAEFRDSALYDPRHVHVLRPGKKKKPSK; this is encoded by the coding sequence ATGACCGTGCATTTCATCGGCGCCGGCCCCGGCGCACCGGACCTGATCACCCTGCGTGGTGCGGCACTCATAAGGAAGTGCAAGGTCTGTCTCTACGCCGGCTCGCTGGTGCCGAAGGAGGTCGTCGCGCTGGCGCCCAGGGCTGCGCGCGTGATCGACACCGCGCCGCTGGACCTGAACGAGATCATGGCCGAGATCGAAGCGGCGCATCTGAAAAAACAGGATGTCGCGCGGGTGCATTCCGGCGATCCGTCCCTGTATGGCGCCATTGCCGAACAGATCAGACGCCTGAAGGCGCTCGGCATCCCCTACACGATCACGCCCGGCGTGCCTGCTTTCGCGGCCGCAGCCGCCGCCTTGCAGACCGAACTCACGCTGCCCGATATAGCGCAGAGTGTGATCCTGACCCGCACGACGATGAAGTCGTCGGACATGCCCAAGGGCGAGACGCTGGCCAATTTCGGCAGGACGAATGCGACCCTGGCGATCCACCTGTCGATCCGCAACATGAAACATGTGGTGGAGGAACTGACGCCGTATTACGGCGCGGACTGCCCTGTGGCCGTCGTCGTGCGCGCCACCTGGCCCGACCAGGAGATCATCCGCGGAACGCTGTCGACGATTGCAGCGAAAGTCCGCGCGGCCAAGATCACCCGCACGGCGCTGATCCTGGTCGGCCGCGTGCTGGACGAGGCGGCCGAGTTCCGCGACAGCGCGCTGTATGACCCCAGGCATGTGCATGTGCTGCGACCGGGGAAGAAGAAGAAACCCTCAAAATAA
- a CDS encoding heterodisulfide reductase-related iron-sulfur binding cluster, with amino-acid sequence MREGSLDAPTRHPLDWNNPDFYDLEKLDAEMRRVLDICHGCRRCFNLCDSFPRLFDLVDASPTGELDEVDSKDFKPIVDACTLCDLCYMTKCPYVPPHEFNLDFPHLMLRYRAAERHHGHKDAIGDQLSQTDRNGKLAGLVAPIANWASERGNALTRPVMEAVMDVHRDAELPKFNSKTLVARAKSEPSAVNRAAPAFGKRKAAIYATCFGNYNNPDIGIAAQKILAHNGVELRVEYPGCCGMPRLEQGDIADVAKKARVVAEAFSPLIDQGYDIVALVPSCALMLKFEWPLILPNDPLVKKLAQATFDISEYIVDIAKKDGLAPGLKPLEGGVTLHLACHARAQNMGAKATEMMKLIPDMKQGESLAVIERCAGHGGSWGVRKEFFEVGMKVGKPVMRAAVKENKAHIASECPLAGLHIRQGMEREGKDKDGFVLPPKAEHPVELFAKAYGLL; translated from the coding sequence ATGCGCGAAGGCAGCCTGGACGCGCCAACCCGGCATCCGCTGGATTGGAACAATCCTGATTTCTATGATCTGGAAAAGCTCGACGCCGAAATGCGGCGCGTGCTCGACATCTGTCACGGCTGCCGCCGCTGCTTCAATCTCTGCGACTCATTTCCGCGCCTGTTCGACCTGGTCGATGCTTCGCCGACCGGCGAGCTGGATGAAGTCGATTCCAAGGATTTCAAGCCGATCGTAGACGCCTGCACGCTCTGCGACCTGTGCTACATGACCAAGTGCCCCTATGTGCCGCCGCACGAGTTCAATCTCGATTTCCCGCATCTGATGCTGCGCTACCGCGCGGCCGAGCGGCATCACGGCCACAAGGACGCCATTGGCGACCAGCTCTCGCAGACCGATCGCAACGGCAAGCTGGCCGGACTGGTTGCGCCGATCGCCAACTGGGCCTCGGAGCGCGGCAACGCGCTGACGCGGCCGGTGATGGAAGCGGTGATGGATGTCCATCGCGACGCCGAGCTGCCGAAATTCAATTCAAAGACGCTGGTGGCGCGCGCCAAATCCGAGCCTTCCGCTGTGAACCGTGCAGCGCCCGCGTTCGGCAAGCGCAAGGCGGCGATCTATGCCACCTGCTTCGGCAACTACAACAATCCCGATATCGGCATCGCCGCCCAGAAGATCTTGGCGCATAACGGCGTCGAGCTGCGCGTGGAATATCCCGGCTGCTGCGGCATGCCGCGGCTGGAACAGGGCGATATCGCAGACGTGGCGAAAAAGGCGCGAGTGGTGGCGGAAGCCTTCTCGCCGCTGATCGACCAGGGCTATGACATCGTGGCGCTGGTGCCGAGCTGCGCGCTGATGCTGAAATTCGAATGGCCGCTGATTTTGCCGAATGATCCGCTGGTGAAGAAGCTGGCGCAGGCGACCTTCGATATCTCGGAATACATCGTCGACATCGCGAAGAAAGACGGCCTCGCGCCAGGGCTGAAACCGCTCGAAGGCGGCGTCACGCTGCATCTCGCCTGCCATGCCCGCGCGCAGAATATGGGCGCGAAAGCCACCGAGATGATGAAGCTGATTCCTGACATGAAGCAGGGCGAAAGCCTTGCCGTGATCGAACGCTGCGCCGGCCATGGCGGCAGCTGGGGCGTGCGGAAAGAGTTCTTCGAGGTCGGCATGAAGGTCGGCAAGCCGGTCATGCGCGCCGCCGTGAAGGAAAACAAGGCGCATATCGCGTCCGAATGTCCGCTGGCCGGACTCCATATCCGCCAGGGCATGGAACGTGAGGGCAAGGATAAAGACGGCTTTGTCCTGCCGCCCAAGGCCGAGCATCCGGTCGAGCTGTTCGCCAAGGCTTACGGATTGCTGTAA
- a CDS encoding SH3 domain-containing protein yields MLSRFAFVLAALLVPSFAPWPALAQAKTPTPAQKPTPVSASPGAVPVTAPATVMPAALPVIATTPALQASTQPADLPEKGIDSGLPLPRFVSLAAEKVNARTGPGSRYPIAWQYQRRGLPVEVVAEYEYWRRIRDHDGTETWVHKNLTSGKRYAVVEGGMRSLYRKPDADTDVLLTAETGVQARLRKCPDAMWCQVEIAGTKGWMPRSYLWGLYPAEVFD; encoded by the coding sequence ATGTTGTCGCGCTTCGCCTTCGTTCTGGCCGCTCTGCTCGTCCCGTCGTTCGCCCCGTGGCCAGCGCTGGCCCAGGCGAAGACGCCGACGCCGGCCCAGAAGCCGACCCCGGTTTCCGCCAGTCCGGGCGCTGTGCCTGTGACCGCGCCCGCCACCGTCATGCCGGCAGCTCTGCCCGTCATCGCCACCACGCCCGCGCTGCAGGCCAGCACGCAACCGGCCGACCTGCCCGAGAAGGGCATCGATTCCGGCCTGCCACTGCCACGCTTCGTCAGCCTCGCCGCCGAGAAGGTGAATGCGCGCACCGGCCCGGGCTCGCGCTACCCGATCGCCTGGCAGTACCAGCGTCGTGGCCTGCCGGTGGAAGTGGTGGCCGAGTACGAATACTGGCGCCGCATCCGCGACCATGACGGCACCGAGACCTGGGTACACAAGAACCTGACCTCGGGCAAACGCTATGCCGTGGTCGAAGGCGGCATGCGATCCCTGTATCGCAAACCGGACGCGGATACGGACGTGCTGCTGACCGCCGAAACCGGCGTGCAGGCGCGCCTGCGCAAATGCCCCGATGCGATGTGGTGCCAGGTGGAGATCGCCGGTACCAAAGGCTGGATGCCGCGCAGTTATCTCTGGGGCCTGTATCCCGCCGAAGTGTTCGACTGA
- a CDS encoding rubrerythrin family protein produces MAALKGTKTHGNLKDAFAGESQANRRYLYFAQKADVEGYNDVAAVFRSTAEGETGHAHGHLEFMAEVGDPATDLPIGPTASNLKAAVAGETHEYTDMYPGMAKTAREEGFDEIAEWFETLAKAEKSHAGRFQKALDTLG; encoded by the coding sequence ATGGCCGCACTCAAAGGTACCAAGACCCACGGCAATCTGAAGGATGCCTTCGCCGGCGAGAGCCAGGCGAACCGCCGCTATCTCTACTTCGCCCAGAAGGCCGATGTGGAAGGCTACAACGACGTCGCTGCCGTGTTCCGCTCGACGGCGGAAGGCGAGACCGGCCATGCCCATGGCCATCTCGAATTCATGGCCGAAGTGGGCGATCCGGCCACCGATCTGCCGATCGGCCCGACCGCGTCGAACCTGAAGGCCGCCGTCGCCGGCGAGACCCACGAGTACACCGACATGTATCCCGGCATGGCGAAGACCGCCCGCGAGGAAGGCTTCGACGAGATCGCCGAATGGTTCGAGACGCTGGCCAAGGCTGAAAAGAGCCATGCCGGCCGTTTCCAGAAGGCCCTCGACACGCTGGGCTGA
- a CDS encoding cobyrinate a,c-diamide synthase — MPGGLVIGAPASGSGKTTVTLALLRLLAREGRIVAPFKTGPDYIDGAFHRAAGAGRPCYNLDPFAMRPDTIAAAITTGAQDVDLAIIEGVMGLFDGAASGTGSTADLAAMLGLPVILVIDAARQSQSVAALAHGFRSLRQDVTVAGVILNRVASPRHEALLRAALQQIDMPVLAALPPQGDLALPGRHLGLVQAGEHTDLDFFLDTAADWLHRHLDRAMLEHIVRPLAVQAETVLCPLPPLGQHIAVARDTAFAFSYPHLLQGWRSQGAELSFFSPLQDEAPAQDCDAIFLPGGYPELHAGRLAGNAALLQALRAAAMRNVAIYGECGGFMLLGRSLTDADGHEHAMAGLLPVATSFAQRKRQLGYRRITALADSPLGAKGSRFRGHEFHYSMQIGDSSNTMPLFSAEDATGTALGPSGCRKGNVFGSYLHLIDRE, encoded by the coding sequence ATGCCAGGCGGCCTCGTAATCGGCGCGCCCGCTTCGGGCAGCGGCAAAACCACCGTGACCCTGGCGCTGCTGCGCCTGCTGGCGCGCGAAGGCCGCATCGTCGCGCCGTTCAAGACCGGACCCGACTATATCGACGGCGCCTTCCATCGTGCCGCCGGCGCCGGCCGCCCCTGCTACAATCTCGACCCTTTCGCCATGCGGCCCGACACCATCGCGGCTGCGATCACCACCGGCGCGCAGGATGTGGATCTTGCGATCATCGAAGGCGTGATGGGATTATTCGATGGCGCCGCCAGCGGCACGGGCTCGACCGCCGACCTCGCCGCCATGCTGGGCCTGCCGGTGATCCTGGTGATCGATGCCGCGCGCCAGAGCCAGTCGGTGGCAGCATTGGCGCATGGCTTCCGCAGCCTGCGCCAGGATGTGACCGTCGCCGGCGTGATCCTCAACCGCGTCGCGTCACCGCGGCATGAGGCGTTGCTGCGCGCGGCGCTGCAGCAGATCGACATGCCGGTGCTGGCGGCATTGCCGCCACAGGGCGATCTCGCGCTGCCCGGCCGGCATCTTGGCCTGGTGCAGGCCGGCGAGCATACCGATCTCGATTTCTTCCTCGACACGGCGGCGGACTGGCTGCACCGTCATCTCGATCGCGCGATGCTCGAACACATCGTCCGGCCACTGGCCGTGCAGGCGGAGACCGTGTTGTGTCCGCTGCCGCCACTGGGCCAGCATATCGCCGTGGCACGCGACACCGCCTTTGCCTTCAGCTATCCGCATCTGCTGCAGGGCTGGCGCAGCCAGGGCGCCGAGCTCAGTTTCTTCTCGCCGTTGCAGGATGAAGCGCCGGCGCAGGACTGCGATGCGATTTTCCTGCCCGGCGGCTATCCCGAACTGCACGCCGGGCGGCTGGCCGGCAACGCAGCTTTGCTGCAAGCCTTGCGCGCCGCCGCCATGCGTAACGTCGCGATCTATGGCGAATGCGGCGGCTTCATGCTGCTGGGCCGCAGCCTGACCGATGCGGACGGCCATGAACATGCCATGGCCGGGCTGCTGCCGGTGGCGACCAGCTTCGCGCAGCGCAAACGCCAGCTGGGCTATCGCCGTATCACGGCATTGGCCGATTCGCCGCTGGGCGCAAAGGGCAGTCGTTTTCGCGGCCACGAATTCCACTATTCGATGCAGATCGGTGACAGCAGCAACACCATGCCGCTATTCAGCGCCGAGGATGCCACCGGCACAGCACTCGGCCCGTCCGGTTGCCGCAAGGGCAACGTGTTCGGCAGCTACCTGCATCTGATCGACCGGGAATGA
- a CDS encoding ATP-binding protein, with product MAKAPQESGRIVIEVLDDGPGVKETTLARLGKPFVQDRDSCTSDNSATGLGLAIVVELAAAHRGSVSFRNRLEGGFCAALDLPAAVAAASSQAA from the coding sequence GTGGCAAAGGCGCCGCAGGAGAGTGGCCGGATCGTCATCGAGGTGCTCGACGATGGGCCGGGCGTGAAAGAGACGACGTTGGCCCGTCTGGGCAAGCCCTTCGTGCAGGACCGCGATTCCTGTACCTCGGATAATTCCGCCACCGGCCTGGGTCTCGCCATCGTGGTGGAGCTGGCCGCCGCCCATCGCGGCAGCGTCAGTTTCCGCAACCGCCTGGAGGGCGGCTTCTGCGCCGCGCTCGACCTGCCAGCCGCCGTCGCGGCCGCTTCCTCCCAGGCCGCATGA
- a CDS encoding DUF3501 family protein, whose translation MSLKTTITRADILSMDEFIKVRKDKRSEIVAIKKNRRVGVGPFCTFYFENYATMWWQIHEMLFIEKGGEEQIKDELHAYAPLIPKGSELVCTFMIEVDDPVRRPAVLGQLTNVDQMVVLEFGSHKVKSVPEDDAERNREDGKTSSVHFLRFPFTAEQVAAFKVAGTRVLLAVEHPNYGHIAVMPETVRESLAGDFA comes from the coding sequence ATGAGTTTGAAGACCACCATCACCCGCGCCGACATTCTGTCGATGGACGAGTTCATCAAGGTACGCAAGGACAAGCGTAGCGAGATCGTCGCCATCAAGAAAAACCGCCGTGTCGGCGTCGGTCCGTTCTGCACCTTCTATTTCGAGAATTACGCCACCATGTGGTGGCAGATTCACGAGATGCTGTTCATCGAGAAGGGTGGGGAGGAGCAGATCAAGGACGAACTGCATGCCTATGCGCCGCTGATCCCCAAGGGCAGCGAACTGGTCTGCACCTTCATGATCGAGGTCGACGATCCGGTGCGACGTCCGGCCGTACTGGGGCAGCTGACCAATGTCGACCAGATGGTGGTGCTGGAATTCGGCAGCCATAAGGTGAAGTCGGTGCCCGAGGATGACGCCGAGCGCAACCGCGAGGACGGCAAGACCTCCTCGGTGCATTTCCTGCGTTTTCCCTTCACGGCCGAGCAGGTGGCTGCCTTCAAGGTCGCCGGCACGCGCGTGCTGCTGGCCGTCGAGCATCCCAATTACGGCCATATTGCCGTGATGCCGGAAACGGTGCGCGAAAGCCTGGCCGGGGATTTCGCCTAG
- a CDS encoding GAF domain-containing protein — protein sequence MIPPRKPGDEPFRLAALHALPLLDTIAEPDFDAIVQIGQTLFDIPTCLVTLVDAERQWFKARIGLEAFETPRSVSFCGHAILQEDVFVILDASQDERFHDNPLVTGPPFIRFYAGAPIMLPSGYTIGTVCILGPEPRSSFDDGERGRLAQLAKLALTAITVRALRQDLDVSRSLAERCEAAMQAVPDPLALLNAHGELTFFNDAFAAICPSWPDPGIELTTALGLPEEAWSTEAMLKSGRRDMQLPMEAVTLAIYRDGDGFVVAPAQT from the coding sequence ATGATCCCGCCACGCAAACCCGGCGACGAGCCGTTCCGCCTCGCGGCCCTGCATGCCCTGCCTCTGCTGGATACCATCGCCGAACCGGATTTCGACGCCATCGTGCAGATCGGCCAGACGCTGTTCGACATACCGACCTGTCTGGTCACCCTGGTCGATGCCGAACGCCAGTGGTTCAAGGCCCGCATCGGCCTTGAAGCGTTCGAAACACCCCGCTCGGTATCCTTTTGCGGCCATGCCATCCTGCAGGAAGATGTCTTCGTCATTCTGGACGCCAGCCAGGATGAGCGTTTTCATGACAATCCGCTGGTGACCGGACCGCCCTTCATCCGCTTTTATGCCGGCGCGCCCATCATGCTGCCGAGCGGCTATACCATCGGCACAGTCTGCATTCTGGGCCCGGAACCACGCAGCAGCTTCGATGACGGCGAACGTGGCAGGCTGGCGCAGCTGGCCAAGCTGGCGCTCACCGCCATCACCGTCCGCGCGCTGCGCCAGGACCTGGATGTCAGCCGCAGCCTGGCCGAGCGCTGCGAGGCAGCGATGCAGGCTGTCCCCGATCCGCTGGCGCTGCTGAACGCACATGGCGAACTCACCTTCTTCAACGACGCCTTTGCCGCCATCTGTCCCAGCTGGCCCGATCCTGGCATCGAACTGACCACGGCGCTCGGACTGCCGGAAGAGGCCTGGTCGACCGAGGCAATGCTGAAGTCCGGCCGGCGCGACATGCAGCTGCCGATGGAGGCCGTGACACTGGCGATCTATCGTGATGGCGACGGCTTCGTGGTGGCGCCCGCCCAGACCTGA